The genomic DNA CCCGGCCGTCCGGCCGCCGTCCGGGCCGCCCGGGAGCGGGGTGCGGGCTACGAGATCCTCACCGGGTTCACGATGTCGGCGAGGAGCACCAGCACCGTGAAGCAGACGAAGACGCCCGCGACGACGTACGCCACCGGCATCAGCTTCGCGACGTCGAAGGGGCCCGGGTCGGGGCGGCGCAGCAGCCTCGCCAGGTGACGCCGCGCCGACTCCCACAGGGCGCCCGCGATGTGGCCGCCGTCGAGAGGCAGCAGGGGCAGCATGTTGAAGAGGAACAGCGACAGGTTGAACGTCGCGAGGACCAGCAGGAACGACGCGGCGATGTTCTGCGTCGGCACGTCGAGGTTCATGACCTCGCCGCTGATGCGGGCGGCGCCGACGATGCCGACCGGGGAGTCGGCCCCGCGCTCGCCGTCGCCGAAGGTGGCGTCCCACAGGTCGGGGACCTTGCCGGGGAGCGCGACGACGGCGTGGACGCCGTCCTCGATCATGTCGCCCATGCGGTCCACGGACTGGCCGAAGGTGAGCGGGACGATCTCGGTCCTGGCCGCGAAGCCGAGGTAGCCGGCCGGGACGTACTCGCCGGGGACCGCCTCTCCGTCGGCGTCCTTCTTCACCACCATGTTCTTCTCGAGCACGGGGTGGAGGTCGAGCCGCCGGCCGTCGCGCTCGACGGTGATCGTGGCGGGGCCGATCGTGTCGCGGATGCG from Streptomyces sp. MRC013 includes the following:
- a CDS encoding site-2 protease family protein, coding for MTVLLTILGIALFAVGLLISIAWHELGHLSTAKLFGIRVPQYMVGFGPTLWSRRKGETEYGIKAVPLGGYIRMIGMFPPGEDGRVEARSTSPWRGMIEDARSAAYEELQPGDEKRLFYTRKPWKRVVVMFAGPFMNLVLAVAIFLGVAMSFGFATQTTEVAGVQRCVIAQSEERDTCARGDRESPAHAAGLREGDRIVAFDGEPVADWAELSGRIRDTIGPATITVERDGRRLDLHPVLEKNMVVKKDADGEAVPGEYVPAGYLGFAARTEIVPLTFGQSVDRMGDMIEDGVHAVVALPGKVPDLWDATFGDGERGADSPVGIVGAARISGEVMNLDVPTQNIAASFLLVLATFNLSLFLFNMLPLLPLDGGHIAGALWESARRHLARLLRRPDPGPFDVAKLMPVAYVVAGVFVCFTVLVLLADIVNPVRIS